A region of Staphylococcus sp. IVB6181 DNA encodes the following proteins:
- a CDS encoding EpsG family protein, translated as MIFITLTLILLLIVIYLSHIQLSKGIAFCIYMIFTANLFYVLFEKQITSATDYEAYQIAFEDIKDTDFVHIFTLDIFEPLFRIIAWLLLQGFQEYTFIIIVVIINLLIAIGIYHFYDDKNLALFALIFYTYSPIYLTMSTNIIRHLLVISLVIVMFHFKKWKKLWFLLLPLIHTSSILIVPILMLSRYIRVRFAFISFGLSILLFLTGINQKIFGQLSIFKEYTSAQFYYLSGSSGNRLDFLVFTILIVILGLGLYLTKIITADLMKYLLLSGTEFGLFGFQAFSDRIAIYNWCFLIVLAPYMLVLIKKNIVFSKDYK; from the coding sequence ATGATATTTATCACTTTGACTCTCATACTATTATTAATTGTTATTTATCTTTCTCACATTCAACTAAGTAAGGGTATCGCATTTTGTATTTATATGATTTTTACAGCAAATTTATTTTATGTATTGTTTGAGAAACAAATTACAAGTGCCACGGATTACGAAGCATATCAGATTGCATTTGAAGATATAAAAGACACTGATTTTGTACATATTTTTACGTTGGATATTTTTGAACCTTTGTTCAGAATAATAGCTTGGCTGTTACTGCAAGGTTTTCAAGAATATACGTTTATCATCATTGTAGTTATCATTAACTTACTTATTGCAATTGGAATCTACCATTTTTATGATGATAAAAATTTAGCTTTGTTTGCACTTATCTTTTATACTTATAGCCCTATCTATTTAACCATGTCTACAAACATTATTAGACATTTGCTGGTTATTAGTTTGGTAATAGTTATGTTTCATTTTAAAAAGTGGAAAAAGCTATGGTTTTTATTATTGCCGTTGATTCATACTTCCAGTATTTTAATAGTACCGATTTTAATGTTGAGTCGTTATATTCGCGTGAGATTTGCATTTATATCATTTGGACTGTCAATTTTGTTATTTTTAACTGGAATAAACCAAAAAATATTTGGACAATTGTCTATATTTAAGGAGTATACATCAGCTCAGTTTTACTATTTATCTGGGTCTAGTGGTAACCGTTTAGATTTTTTAGTGTTCACAATTTTAATTGTTATATTAGGTTTAGGATTGTATCTAACAAAAATTATTACCGCAGATTTAATGAAATATCTTTTATTATCAGGTACTGAGTTCGGTTTGTTTGGTTTCCAAGCATTTTCTGATCGGATTGCAATCTATAATTGGTGTTTCTTAATTGTGCTTGCTCCATACATGTTAGTGTTAATTAAAAAGAATATAGTTTTCAGCAAAGATTATAAATAA
- the fmt gene encoding methionyl-tRNA formyltransferase, producing the protein MSRIIFMGTPDFSTKVLEMLIAKEDVIAVVTQPDRPVGRKRVMTPPPVKKVALEHGIEVYQPEKISTSDDLQKLIDLEPDLIVTAAFGQILPKALLDAPKLGAINVHASLLPKYRGGAPIHQAIIDGEKETGVTIMYMAPKLDAGDIISQQAIDIEANDDVGSMHDKLSFLGADLLAKTLPDIINGTNDRIEQNESEATFASNISREDERIDWTQPAQAVYNHIRGLSPWPVAYTKLDDTNMKLYAAKIVEGKNGEPGEIIETTKKAIIIGTGSADAIALTEIQLSGKKRMPTANFLSGYQDYLVGKVLN; encoded by the coding sequence ATGAGTAGAATTATATTTATGGGAACACCTGATTTCTCTACAAAAGTATTAGAAATGCTGATAGCTAAAGAGGATGTTATCGCAGTGGTGACACAACCAGACAGACCGGTAGGGCGTAAACGTGTGATGACACCTCCGCCTGTTAAAAAAGTTGCTTTAGAGCATGGAATTGAAGTCTATCAACCTGAAAAGATTTCAACTTCAGATGACTTGCAGAAGTTGATTGACTTGGAGCCTGATTTGATTGTAACAGCTGCATTCGGTCAAATTCTTCCTAAAGCTTTATTAGATGCACCAAAACTCGGTGCGATTAATGTGCATGCTTCTTTATTGCCGAAATACAGAGGCGGTGCACCGATTCACCAAGCGATTATCGATGGCGAAAAAGAAACAGGTGTCACAATTATGTATATGGCACCTAAATTAGATGCGGGTGATATTATTTCGCAGCAAGCCATTGATATCGAAGCAAATGATGATGTGGGTTCAATGCATGATAAATTAAGTTTCTTAGGTGCAGATTTATTAGCGAAAACATTACCGGATATTATTAACGGAACGAATGATCGTATTGAACAAAATGAATCAGAAGCTACTTTTGCGTCAAATATCAGCCGAGAAGATGAACGTATTGATTGGACACAACCTGCACAAGCAGTCTACAACCATATCCGCGGTTTATCACCATGGCCAGTAGCATATACTAAATTAGATGATACGAATATGAAGTTATATGCGGCAAAAATTGTTGAAGGCAAAAACGGCGAACCTGGAGAAATTATAGAAACAACGAAAAAAGCGATTATCATAGGAACGGGTTCAGCGGATGCGATTGCCTTGACGGAAATTCAATTGTCAGGCAAAAAACGTATGCCGACTGCGAATTTCTTAAGCGGTTATCAAGATTACTTAGTTGGGAAGGTCTTAAATTAA
- a CDS encoding Stp1/IreP family PP2C-type Ser/Thr phosphatase translates to MLNAEFFTDTGHHREKNEDAGGIFYNMTEQQLLVLCDGMGGHKAGEVASEFVVQRLKELFEEENLVEEHQAEDWLRMKLQKVNRELYSYALTDDNFKGMGTTAVAALIFDKHAVIANIGDSRAYLVNSREIEQITNDHSFVNHLVMTGQITEEEAFTHPQRNIITRVMGTDKFVVPDIYVKRLNFNDYLLMNSDGLTDFVRPFQIKEQLNQDLPLEAQGQALLELAQIHDSTDNVSLVLAEIEGDRV, encoded by the coding sequence ATGCTAAATGCAGAATTTTTCACAGACACAGGACACCATAGGGAAAAAAACGAAGATGCCGGCGGTATCTTCTATAACATGACAGAGCAGCAACTATTGGTTTTATGTGATGGAATGGGCGGCCATAAAGCTGGGGAAGTCGCAAGTGAATTTGTGGTTCAACGCTTAAAGGAGCTATTCGAAGAAGAAAATTTGGTAGAAGAACACCAAGCAGAAGATTGGCTGCGTATGAAACTTCAAAAAGTGAATAGAGAGCTCTATAGCTATGCGTTGACTGATGACAATTTCAAAGGCATGGGTACCACTGCGGTGGCAGCCCTGATCTTTGATAAGCATGCGGTGATCGCAAATATCGGCGATTCTCGCGCTTATTTAGTCAACAGCAGAGAAATCGAACAAATTACCAATGACCATTCTTTTGTGAATCATTTGGTGATGACGGGTCAGATTACAGAAGAAGAGGCGTTTACACATCCGCAGCGTAATATTATTACGCGTGTGATGGGAACAGATAAATTTGTCGTACCGGACATTTATGTGAAGCGTCTTAACTTTAACGACTATTTATTGATGAACTCTGATGGTTTAACTGACTTTGTCCGTCCGTTTCAAATTAAAGAACAGCTCAATCAAGACTTGCCGCTTGAAGCACAAGGACAAGCTTTATTAGAGCTTGCGCAAATACATGATTCAACGGATAACGTCAGCCTTGTATTGGCAGAAATAGAAGGTGACCGCGTATGA
- a CDS encoding tyrosine-protein phosphatase, protein MIDIHNHILPNVDDGAQNIDETLKLLKQAAQQNITGIIATPHHLHHYYNNTFDQVEVCVQKLNALEAVRDLNLIIYPGQEIRVSDQIINEIENGEIKGVNRSKYLLIEMPTNAVPHYMPSLIYKIQTKGFIPIIVHPERNKAISKDINLLYQLVSAGALSQLTASSLAGDLGRKIQNQSLQMIEHQLVHFIGSDAHHAEQRPFRLGELKKVHRLKDYQNEINEMIENNTKVIENQRITKYQPIETSHKKFWLF, encoded by the coding sequence ATGATAGATATTCACAATCATATTTTGCCAAACGTAGATGATGGCGCACAAAACATTGATGAAACATTAAAATTATTGAAACAAGCTGCACAGCAAAACATTACTGGGATAATTGCAACACCACACCATCTTCATCATTACTATAATAATACGTTTGACCAAGTGGAAGTGTGTGTTCAAAAATTAAATGCTTTAGAAGCGGTTAGAGATTTAAATTTGATAATCTATCCAGGACAAGAAATTAGAGTTTCGGACCAAATAATAAATGAAATCGAGAACGGTGAAATAAAAGGCGTGAATCGTTCAAAGTATCTATTAATCGAAATGCCTACAAACGCTGTACCTCACTATATGCCTAGTTTGATTTATAAAATACAAACTAAAGGTTTTATACCAATTATTGTTCATCCTGAACGTAATAAAGCAATTTCGAAAGACATTAACTTGTTATACCAACTTGTCAGTGCAGGTGCATTAAGCCAATTAACAGCATCTTCATTAGCAGGTGATTTGGGAAGGAAAATTCAAAACCAATCCTTGCAAATGATTGAGCATCAACTTGTTCATTTCATAGGATCTGATGCACATCACGCAGAACAAAGACCATTTCGATTAGGTGAACTAAAAAAGGTCCACAGGTTAAAAGATTATCAAAATGAAATTAACGAAATGATAGAAAATAATACAAAGGTGATTGAAAATCAACGCATTACAAAATATCAGCCGATTGAAACATCGCATAAGAAGTTTTGGTTGTTTTAA
- the rsmB gene encoding 16S rRNA (cytosine(967)-C(5))-methyltransferase RsmB, translating to MQTVREAAFETLLSINQDKAYSNLKINEVLKESDMSRADKGLFTELVYGTLKHKFTLDYYLKPFVQTRIKGWMRTLLWMSIYQYKYLDKIPDHAIINEAVEIAKQRGGLHNSKVVNGILRNMMRSVLPNPSEIKDDQQRIAIEYSLPKWIVKHWVTHHGLETTEAIAKSLIERPGQTVRVNTNRTTVEDAIARLEKEEYEVQQDNDIAYCLHIYGRPVVESRAFKDGYVSIQDKSSMFVAEILAPSEGEMILDACSAPGGKACQTAELLQGTGQVDATDIHEHKIELIEHNIKKLRLNNVHAFQHDATQPYDKKYDKILVDAPCSGLGVLRHKPEIKYAQTKDTVDGLVELQLKIMNNIKDFVKPGGVIVYSTCTIEQMENENVIYTFLKQNKDFEFEPFSHPRTGEKVKTLQILPQDFNSDGFFITKIRRKEN from the coding sequence ATGCAAACAGTGAGAGAAGCAGCATTTGAAACTTTATTGTCGATTAACCAAGACAAAGCGTACAGTAATTTGAAAATTAACGAAGTACTGAAAGAAAGCGACATGAGCCGTGCAGATAAAGGCTTATTCACAGAATTAGTGTATGGTACTTTAAAACATAAATTCACTTTAGATTATTATTTAAAGCCGTTTGTACAAACAAGAATCAAAGGGTGGATGCGTACGCTTTTATGGATGAGCATCTATCAATATAAGTATCTAGATAAAATTCCAGATCATGCGATTATTAATGAAGCCGTAGAAATCGCAAAACAACGCGGCGGCCTGCATAACAGTAAAGTTGTGAATGGTATTTTGCGTAATATGATGCGCAGTGTATTACCAAATCCGTCAGAGATTAAAGATGATCAGCAGCGTATTGCGATTGAATACAGCCTTCCTAAATGGATTGTGAAACACTGGGTGACACATCATGGGCTTGAAACAACTGAAGCTATCGCAAAATCTTTGATTGAACGTCCAGGACAAACAGTCCGCGTCAATACGAATCGTACAACTGTTGAAGATGCGATTGCACGATTAGAAAAAGAAGAGTACGAAGTACAGCAAGACAACGATATTGCATATTGTCTGCATATCTATGGCCGTCCAGTTGTTGAAAGCCGTGCATTCAAAGACGGTTATGTATCGATTCAAGATAAAAGTTCGATGTTCGTCGCTGAAATTTTAGCACCGTCTGAAGGAGAAATGATTTTAGATGCCTGCAGTGCACCTGGCGGAAAAGCTTGCCAAACAGCAGAATTGCTTCAAGGCACCGGACAGGTTGATGCGACAGATATTCACGAACACAAAATTGAATTAATCGAACATAACATCAAGAAGCTGCGTTTAAATAATGTACATGCTTTCCAACACGATGCGACACAGCCTTATGATAAAAAATATGATAAAATTTTAGTGGATGCACCCTGCAGCGGGTTAGGCGTATTGCGTCATAAGCCGGAAATAAAATATGCACAGACAAAAGATACTGTAGACGGTTTAGTCGAATTACAGCTGAAAATCATGAATAATATTAAAGATTTCGTAAAACCGGGTGGCGTAATTGTCTATTCAACATGTACAATAGAACAGATGGAAAACGAAAATGTTATCTATACATTTTTAAAACAAAACAAAGACTTTGAATTTGAACCATTCTCGCATCCTAGAACCGGAGAGAAGGTCAAGACGTTGCAAATCTTGCCGCAAGACTTTAATTCAGATGGTTTCTTTATTACAAAGATAAGAAGAAAGGAAAATTAA
- the pknB gene encoding Stk1 family PASTA domain-containing Ser/Thr kinase produces the protein MIGSIISERYKIIEFLGGGGMSNVYLAEDSILDRKVAVKMIHIAPHEKEDMVRRFEREVHNTSRLSHDNVVSVKDVGEDHEYFYLVMEYIEGPTLSEYIKTHGPLSVETAVSFAQQILEGIQHAHEMGIVHRDIKPQNILVDRNKTLKILDFGIAKALSETAMTQTSHVLGTVQYLSPEQAKGEATDKRTDIYSIGIVLYEMLVGEPPFTGETAVSIAIKHIQDPMPNATDIRPEIPQALSNVILKATEKDRDNRFQDIESMKKDLSSALEKCRAGETPYVSDEADTKTIAIDKDAIAKESKAQPEGKKEEPIHQTMEIPIVNQQRFQSTEGPVYEVPQKKRSKKKKFFFGLIFAVLLISLISFVAYGVFGDKYIETPDLRGKTEAQAEQILKEHNIKVGKTKRAFSDKYQENQIITTDPAPGERVEEHGTVNIVLSKGPKKVQMPNLYGSTKAEALKLLDKLGFKHISVGQAYSKTKLERGLIEHQNIAADTEVPINDTHIVLTESLGVKQVYVKDYTGESYDKAEKELHEKGLKPVKEKEVHSDKVEKGKVISQSPKSKSVDEDSTITFVVSLGKKSDDDSSDEDKSGESSVKDVTQSVKVPYSGKDGDSQKVEIFIRDKDHDGTSASQTMDITSDRSVSIPLKIEKGKTAGYTVRVDDKIVADKDVGY, from the coding sequence ATGATAGGCTCAATCATCAGCGAACGCTATAAGATAATAGAATTTTTAGGCGGCGGAGGCATGAGCAATGTATACCTCGCTGAAGATTCCATCTTAGATCGCAAAGTCGCTGTTAAAATGATTCATATTGCGCCGCATGAAAAAGAGGATATGGTAAGACGTTTTGAACGTGAAGTTCATAATACATCACGTCTCTCACACGACAACGTTGTCAGTGTAAAAGATGTCGGAGAAGATCATGAATATTTCTATCTGGTGATGGAATATATCGAAGGTCCGACACTTTCTGAATATATTAAAACGCATGGACCTTTAAGTGTTGAAACAGCAGTCAGCTTTGCCCAGCAAATACTAGAAGGTATTCAGCATGCACATGAAATGGGTATCGTACATAGAGATATTAAACCGCAAAATATATTAGTTGATCGCAATAAAACGTTAAAGATTTTAGACTTCGGTATTGCGAAAGCATTGAGCGAAACTGCGATGACACAAACCAGTCATGTGTTGGGTACGGTTCAGTATTTATCGCCTGAACAAGCTAAAGGCGAAGCTACGGACAAACGTACAGATATTTATTCAATCGGGATTGTTTTATACGAAATGCTTGTCGGCGAGCCGCCGTTTACCGGAGAGACAGCTGTCAGTATTGCGATAAAACATATACAAGACCCGATGCCGAATGCGACGGATATCAGACCTGAAATTCCGCAAGCATTAAGCAATGTTATATTAAAAGCAACAGAAAAAGACAGAGACAACCGCTTCCAAGACATTGAAAGCATGAAAAAAGATTTAAGCAGTGCGCTTGAAAAATGCCGAGCAGGCGAAACACCTTATGTATCGGATGAAGCGGATACGAAAACAATTGCGATTGATAAAGACGCGATTGCGAAAGAATCAAAAGCACAGCCGGAAGGTAAAAAAGAAGAACCGATTCATCAAACGATGGAAATTCCGATTGTGAATCAGCAACGTTTCCAAAGTACAGAAGGTCCGGTTTATGAAGTGCCTCAAAAGAAACGGTCCAAAAAGAAAAAATTCTTCTTCGGACTTATCTTTGCGGTACTGCTCATTAGTTTAATCAGCTTTGTGGCTTATGGTGTATTCGGAGATAAATATATTGAAACACCGGATTTAAGAGGCAAAACAGAAGCACAAGCCGAACAAATCTTGAAAGAGCATAACATCAAAGTCGGCAAAACCAAACGTGCATTCAGTGATAAGTATCAAGAGAATCAAATTATCACGACGGATCCAGCTCCAGGCGAACGCGTGGAAGAACATGGCACCGTCAATATTGTCTTGTCTAAAGGACCGAAAAAAGTACAAATGCCGAACCTTTACGGCAGCACTAAAGCAGAAGCTTTGAAATTGCTGGATAAATTAGGCTTTAAGCATATTTCTGTCGGCCAAGCATATTCTAAAACAAAATTAGAGCGCGGTTTGATTGAACATCAAAACATTGCGGCAGATACAGAAGTGCCGATTAATGATACACATATTGTATTGACAGAATCCTTAGGGGTTAAACAAGTCTATGTTAAAGACTATACAGGCGAAAGCTATGACAAAGCAGAGAAAGAACTGCACGAAAAAGGTTTGAAACCTGTGAAAGAAAAAGAAGTACACAGCGACAAAGTTGAAAAAGGCAAAGTAATTTCTCAATCGCCGAAAAGCAAGTCTGTCGATGAGGATTCGACGATTACTTTTGTCGTGTCATTAGGTAAAAAATCTGATGATGACAGCAGCGATGAAGATAAATCTGGTGAAAGCTCAGTCAAAGATGTGACACAATCTGTGAAAGTGCCGTATTCGGGTAAAGACGGCGACAGCCAAAAGGTAGAAATCTTTATTCGAGACAAAGACCATGACGGCACTTCAGCGTCGCAAACGATGGATATTACGAGCGACCGTTCTGTGTCTATTCCTTTAAAAATCGAAAAAGGCAAAACAGCAGGCTACACAGTACGTGTCGATGATAAAATTGTCGCAGACAAAGATGTCGGTTATTAA
- a CDS encoding thiamine diphosphokinase, translated as MKINLLCGDRHLPHHLLQRKADEEWGGIDRGALILIEHDIQPIFSLGDFDSVTEEERIDLKNQLDIHPVKAEKADTDLGLGVREAVECDFNEINIYGATGGRLDHFLGAVQLLQEPDYLDAGVVVRLIDKQNEIVYLGKGTHEMAYDADFKYTSFVPQRDHTVISLNGFKYPLDHQTLYQGSTLTISNEIEAEKAEVIVEAGGVLCVRSHD; from the coding sequence ATGAAAATCAATCTATTATGCGGCGATCGCCATTTGCCGCATCATCTTTTACAACGAAAAGCAGACGAAGAATGGGGCGGTATCGATAGAGGGGCACTCATTCTGATAGAACATGATATTCAACCGATATTTTCATTAGGTGACTTTGATTCTGTCACAGAAGAAGAACGGATAGATTTGAAAAATCAATTAGATATCCATCCGGTAAAAGCTGAAAAAGCAGATACGGATTTAGGCTTAGGTGTCAGAGAAGCCGTAGAATGCGACTTTAATGAAATTAACATTTACGGTGCGACCGGCGGCAGACTGGATCACTTTTTAGGTGCTGTCCAATTACTGCAAGAACCTGATTATTTGGATGCAGGTGTAGTCGTGCGTCTGATTGATAAGCAAAATGAGATTGTATATCTAGGTAAAGGGACGCATGAAATGGCGTATGATGCTGATTTCAAATATACCTCATTTGTGCCGCAAAGAGATCATACTGTGATTTCATTAAATGGCTTCAAGTATCCGTTAGACCATCAAACTTTGTATCAAGGGTCTACATTAACGATTTCAAATGAGATTGAAGCTGAGAAAGCAGAAGTCATTGTAGAAGCCGGCGGTGTGCTTTGTGTACGCAGCCATGATTAA
- a CDS encoding peptide deformylase produces MAVKPLVSANSKILRQPASSINKFDSDLKQLLLNIEDTLYDCEASALCAPQIGVSQQAAIIDMEAEGLLQLINPKIVRQSDETITDLEGDVSFPGVFGTVERSKMIVVQSNDVQGNTVELTAYDDVARMLLHIIDQLEGIPFTDKIEKQLTEEKLEAYLEDE; encoded by the coding sequence ATGGCAGTGAAACCTCTTGTATCTGCGAACAGTAAAATTTTGCGCCAACCTGCATCAAGCATAAATAAGTTTGACAGTGACTTAAAACAGTTATTATTAAATATAGAAGATACTTTGTATGATTGTGAAGCGTCAGCGTTATGCGCACCGCAAATCGGGGTTTCACAACAAGCAGCCATTATAGATATGGAAGCGGAAGGTTTATTACAGTTGATCAATCCGAAAATTGTTCGGCAATCTGATGAAACTATTACAGATTTAGAAGGCGATGTTTCATTTCCTGGTGTTTTCGGGACAGTAGAAAGAAGCAAAATGATTGTCGTTCAAAGCAATGATGTACAAGGCAACACAGTAGAATTAACAGCCTATGATGATGTTGCGAGAATGCTGCTGCATATTATAGATCAATTAGAAGGCATTCCATTTACCGATAAGATAGAAAAGCAATTGACAGAAGAAAAATTGGAGGCGTATTTAGAAGATGAGTAG
- the rlmN gene encoding 23S rRNA (adenine(2503)-C(2))-methyltransferase RlmN — MITTQKKKKNRFLPDFDKQSIYSMRYEEMQDWLVEHGQQKFRAKQIFQWLYEKRVDSIDEMTNLSKDLRELLKDTFTITTLETVVKQESRDGTIKFLFELQDGYTIETVLMRHEYGNSVCVTTQVGCRIGCTFCASTLGGLKRNLEAGEIVSQVLTVQKALDATDERVSQIVIMGIGEPFENYDEMMDFLRIVNHDNGLNIGARHITVSTSGIIPKIYDFAEEDIQINFAVSLHAADDEIRSKLMPINRAYSIDKLMEAIHYYQEKTNRRITFEYGLFGGVNDQLKHARELAHLIQKLNCHVNLIPVNHVPERNYVKTPKEDIFKFEKELKRLGINATIRREQGSDIDAACGQLRAKERQVETR; from the coding sequence ATGATTACTACTCAAAAGAAGAAAAAGAATCGTTTTCTTCCCGATTTTGACAAGCAATCAATCTATTCAATGCGTTATGAAGAAATGCAAGATTGGTTAGTGGAACATGGCCAACAGAAATTCAGAGCAAAGCAGATTTTTCAATGGCTCTACGAAAAACGTGTCGATAGTATCGATGAAATGACAAACTTATCTAAAGACTTGCGTGAATTGTTAAAGGACACTTTTACAATTACAACACTAGAAACGGTAGTGAAACAAGAAAGCCGTGACGGTACCATCAAATTCTTATTTGAACTGCAAGACGGCTATACAATCGAAACAGTATTAATGCGTCATGAATACGGCAATTCTGTATGTGTGACAACACAAGTCGGCTGCCGTATCGGTTGTACGTTCTGTGCGTCAACATTAGGCGGTTTGAAACGCAACTTAGAAGCAGGGGAAATTGTTTCTCAAGTATTGACTGTTCAAAAAGCTTTAGATGCGACAGATGAACGTGTATCGCAAATTGTTATTATGGGTATCGGCGAACCGTTTGAAAACTATGATGAAATGATGGACTTCTTAAGAATTGTCAATCATGACAATGGTTTAAATATCGGTGCACGTCATATTACAGTATCGACTTCAGGTATTATTCCTAAGATTTATGACTTTGCGGAAGAAGATATCCAAATCAACTTTGCGGTCAGCTTGCACGCAGCAGATGATGAAATCCGTTCTAAATTAATGCCGATCAACCGTGCATACTCAATCGATAAATTAATGGAAGCTATCCATTATTATCAAGAAAAGACGAACCGTCGTATTACATTTGAATATGGTTTATTCGGCGGCGTAAATGACCAATTAAAACATGCGAGAGAACTGGCACACTTAATTCAAAAATTGAACTGTCATGTCAATTTGATTCCTGTCAATCATGTGCCGGAACGTAATTACGTTAAAACACCGAAAGAAGATATCTTCAAATTCGAAAAAGAATTGAAGCGTCTGGGTATTAATGCGACAATTAGACGTGAACAAGGCTCAGATATCGATGCCGCATGCGGTCAATTAAGAGCGAAGGAACGTCAAGTAGAAACGAGGTAG
- the rsgA gene encoding ribosome small subunit-dependent GTPase A, with protein MRTGRIIKSISGVYRVDSDGEMFDTKPRGLFRKKKFSPIVGDIVDFEIENVTEGYIHHVHERKNELKRPPVSNIDHLIIVMSAVQPDFSTQLVDRFLVIAHSYGLNPRIVVTKKDMADEEQIERIEQALAVYQDIGYATQFVGKEDSIEAVFDAWGEGLAVLSGQSGVGKSTLLNAYRPDLKLETNQISKSLNRGKHTTRHVELFERADGFVADTPGFSALDFDHIHKDEVKDYFLEIQAYGQDCKFRNCNHMKEPKCNVKAQVEAGNIAQFRYQHYVQLFEEIASRKERY; from the coding sequence GTGAGGACAGGACGTATTATCAAGTCGATCAGCGGTGTGTACCGTGTGGATTCAGACGGTGAAATGTTTGATACAAAACCCCGCGGTTTATTCCGCAAAAAGAAATTTTCTCCTATTGTCGGAGATATCGTAGATTTTGAAATTGAAAATGTGACAGAAGGCTATATCCATCATGTTCATGAAAGAAAAAATGAGCTGAAGCGGCCGCCAGTCAGCAATATCGATCATCTGATTATTGTGATGAGTGCTGTACAGCCTGATTTTTCAACGCAATTGGTAGATCGCTTTTTAGTCATTGCGCATTCCTACGGGTTGAATCCGCGTATTGTAGTGACGAAAAAAGATATGGCTGATGAGGAGCAAATCGAACGTATTGAACAGGCATTAGCAGTGTATCAAGACATCGGTTATGCGACGCAATTTGTCGGCAAAGAGGATTCAATCGAAGCGGTATTTGATGCATGGGGCGAAGGTCTTGCGGTGCTGAGCGGACAATCAGGTGTCGGCAAATCCACACTGCTCAATGCGTATCGTCCTGACTTGAAGCTTGAGACGAACCAAATTTCAAAGTCTTTAAACCGCGGCAAACATACAACACGTCACGTAGAATTGTTTGAACGCGCCGACGGCTTTGTGGCAGATACGCCTGGGTTCAGTGCACTTGATTTTGATCATATCCATAAAGATGAGGTCAAAGATTACTTTTTAGAGATTCAAGCATATGGACAAGATTGCAAGTTCAGAAATTGCAATCATATGAAAGAACCGAAGTGTAATGTGAAAGCACAAGTAGAAGCGGGCAATATTGCGCAATTTCGTTATCAGCATTATGTACAATTATTTGAAGAAATTGCATCACGAAAGGAAAGATATTAA
- the rpe gene encoding ribulose-phosphate 3-epimerase, with translation MVKVFPSLLSADFLNLHNELKALEAAGVDGVHFDVMDGQFVPNISIGLPILEAVNAGTDLPIDVHLMIENPEAYIAEFANKGADMISVHFEATPHIHRAIQLIHAHGAKAGVVINPGTSAAAIEPILHDVDYVLVMTVNPGFGGQAFISNSVEKVAALQAYKEKFDLDFDIEVDGGINAVTGQKCVEAGATMLVTGSYFFKQADYQSVAEALKGADASSN, from the coding sequence ATGGTTAAAGTATTTCCATCCCTATTATCAGCAGATTTTTTAAATCTGCACAATGAGTTGAAAGCGTTAGAAGCAGCAGGTGTCGATGGTGTGCACTTTGATGTCATGGATGGTCAATTTGTGCCGAATATTTCAATTGGGCTTCCGATTTTAGAAGCTGTCAATGCAGGTACTGATTTACCGATTGATGTGCATTTAATGATTGAAAATCCAGAAGCGTATATCGCAGAGTTTGCGAATAAAGGGGCAGATATGATTTCAGTCCACTTTGAAGCAACACCGCATATCCATCGTGCGATTCAATTGATTCATGCACACGGCGCTAAAGCAGGCGTAGTGATTAATCCTGGTACGTCTGCAGCGGCGATTGAACCGATTTTGCATGATGTCGACTATGTTTTAGTGATGACAGTCAATCCTGGATTCGGCGGTCAAGCTTTCATTTCAAACAGTGTTGAAAAAGTAGCCGCATTACAAGCGTATAAAGAAAAATTTGATTTAGATTTCGATATTGAAGTCGACGGCGGTATCAATGCGGTTACCGGTCAAAAATGTGTCGAAGCAGGTGCAACCATGCTTGTGACGGGTTCATATTTCTTTAAACAAGCCGACTATCAATCAGTGGCAGAAGCATTAAAAGGTGCAGACGCATCTTCTAATTAA